A single region of the Gracilibacillus caseinilyticus genome encodes:
- a CDS encoding tetratricopeptide repeat protein, whose translation MSENYHNQDIVSNKPVNEGNHEDADIIQSIPLQELLHQGYTAFNNNNYGNAQQWFEKAIKQEPHSAEAHAWLAAVYGRQIDAAWSLTDKIELFSKLEKEITLALEIDDTLPLARRMNGSKLLNSPDMLGGDPAEAVKEFCYCIEQGMDDIEIWVSLAKCYVKTAEHAKAKEALNKAYALDPKNEEVLQLWQDANKEEI comes from the coding sequence ATGTCTGAGAACTATCACAATCAAGATATCGTGTCAAATAAACCAGTAAATGAGGGCAATCATGAAGATGCTGATATAATCCAATCAATTCCACTGCAAGAGTTGCTACATCAAGGGTATACTGCATTTAACAACAATAATTATGGGAATGCACAACAATGGTTCGAAAAAGCAATTAAACAGGAGCCTCACAGTGCGGAAGCTCATGCATGGCTTGCTGCTGTTTACGGTCGTCAAATTGATGCAGCTTGGAGTTTAACAGACAAAATAGAGCTTTTTTCCAAATTAGAAAAAGAGATCACGCTTGCGCTTGAAATAGACGATACGTTGCCACTTGCGAGAAGAATGAATGGTTCTAAATTGTTGAATTCACCGGATATGCTAGGAGGAGACCCTGCTGAAGCGGTCAAGGAGTTCTGTTATTGCATTGAGCAAGGGATGGATGATATCGAAATATGGGTATCCTTGGCTAAATGTTATGTAAAAACAGCTGAACATGCTAAAGCAAAAGAAGCACTAAACAAAGCCTATGCTTTAGATCCAAAGAATGAAGAAGTCCTCCAATTGTGGCAAGATGCTAATAAAGAGGAGATATAG
- a CDS encoding DUF4915 domain-containing protein encodes MLDFKNNAFEKLYTGSCSGMTIVNDRLFIASDDNEIITFDQKFQVVEKKQYPKLDFHDIVKFNDQVVLVVETAINAIGCYDTKTLTRIGEIRFNAEDKDVHHINDIWLDDHTLYVSMFSPYGKWYMDPMHKSGAVAAIDLTDFHPTQQLHVDPEEHVVVKDLYMPHSISMHQNELAYCDSMSFRVSTGKNKPIQLPGFTRGLAITDNTIFIGQSRMRHVLRIPHQFSNCCLDGGIYVYDSHYRISRFIPLPAHQVYQIQILDSHFV; translated from the coding sequence TTGTTAGATTTTAAAAATAATGCTTTCGAGAAACTATATACCGGCAGTTGCTCTGGTATGACGATCGTTAATGATCGATTATTCATCGCATCCGACGATAATGAAATCATTACCTTCGATCAGAAGTTTCAAGTCGTCGAAAAAAAACAATATCCGAAACTCGACTTTCACGATATCGTGAAGTTCAATGATCAAGTTGTGCTGGTTGTAGAGACAGCGATAAATGCGATCGGGTGCTATGATACCAAAACTTTGACACGAATAGGCGAGATCCGATTTAATGCAGAGGACAAAGACGTCCATCACATTAATGACATTTGGTTGGATGATCATACTTTATATGTTTCTATGTTTTCTCCCTATGGCAAATGGTATATGGATCCAATGCACAAAAGCGGTGCAGTTGCAGCCATTGATTTGACCGATTTTCATCCGACCCAACAACTCCATGTCGATCCTGAGGAACATGTCGTGGTTAAGGATTTATATATGCCGCATTCGATCTCCATGCATCAAAATGAACTAGCTTATTGTGACTCTATGTCTTTTCGTGTCTCCACTGGTAAGAACAAACCGATTCAATTACCGGGTTTTACACGCGGGCTTGCCATAACAGACAATACCATCTTTATCGGTCAAAGCAGGATGAGGCATGTTTTGCGAATTCCTCACCAATTCTCAAATTGCTGCCTGGATGGCGGCATCTATGTCTACGATTCTCACTATAGAATATCGCGTTTTATCCCATTGCCAGCACATCAGGTATACCAAATCCAAATTCTTGATTCTCATTTTGTTTAG